In the Pelorhabdus rhamnosifermentans genome, GGTCTCTATTTTTATGACAACCAAGTGGTAGATTTAGCGAAGTCGGTTAAACCATCAGCACGTGGCGAGCTGGAGATAACCGATCTCAACAGGCTGTATCTGGAACAACATGCGTTGCGCGTGGAAACATTAGGCCGTGGTTATGCCTGGCTGGATACGGGCACGCATGAATCTCTCATGCAGGCGGCGACGTATATTCAAACATTGCAGGATCGGCAGGGGCTGATGGTAGCTTGTCCAGAAGAGATTGCCTATCGCATGGATTATATCGGACGGGAACAGCTGATTTTGCTTGCCGATGTCATGAAAAAGAATGGCTATGGCAAATATTTATTGCAGTTAGCTGGGAATGAAACGAGGAGTGAGTCGTAGTGAATGTGATTCAAACGAAAATACCCGGTATGCTGATTCTGGAGCCAAAGGCTTTTGGTGATGCGCGGGGTTTTTTTATGGAAACATGGCGGCAGGAACGCTATGAAGCCGCTGGACTCAAGGACAAGTTTGTGCAAGACAATCTGTCTTTTTCAAGCAAGGGCGTGCTAAGGGGACTTCATTATCAGTATCCCCATTCGCAGGGAAAACTGGTCTCTGTTGTGCAAGGTGAAGTTTTTGATGTAGCAGTGGATATTCGGCAGGGTTCACCGACTTTTAGTCAGTGGGTAGGAGTATCTTTGTCAGGTGAAAATCATCGTCAGTTCTGGATTCCAGCAGGTTTTGCCCATGGCTTCTGTGTCACGAGTGACACAGCTTATTTTACCTATAAATGCACGGATGTTTATACACCGTCAGCGGAAGGCGGTATTGCCTGGAATGATCCTGATATTGGTGTTGAGTGGCCGCTCAACGATGTGCAACTTTCAGATAAGGATCAGGTTTATGCGAGGTTAAAAAACATTCCAGCCGAAAGATTGCCAAAGTTTTAAGGGGTGACATATGAAAATTTTAGTAACAGGCGCACAAGGACAATTAGGGAAAGAAATTGCTCGTCGAGGCAGTGAACACGAATTCATTCTTGCAGGGCGAGATATGCTGGATATTACGCAGGAAAGTGACGTACAGATATTGTTTCGTCAGGCGAAACCCGAGGTGGTGATTCATTGTGCTGCCTATACGAATGTGGATGGTGCAGAAGCTGACCCAGACGGGGCATTTAAGGTCAATGTGATTGGTTCGCAAAATATGGCTGCGGCCTGTTTAGAAACAGGTGCCAGATTAATCTATGTGAGCACAGATTATGTTTTTGACGGGGCAGCAAACAAGCCTTATCGGGAATTTGATCCGGTGAATCCGCAGTCTGTTTACGGTACAACCAAATGGCAGGGCGAAGAACTAGTACGGCAGATCTTGGGACGCCATTATATTTTGCGTACGGCCTGGCTTTATGGGGATGGCAATAACTTTGTTCGCACCATGCTCAGATTAGCAGATGAGCAACCTTTTTTGAAAGTTGTTCATGATCAAATTGGTTCACCTACGAGTACGGTGGATTTAGCGCGGGCTATTTTCAAATTGTTACAATCCGATGCTTATGGAACGTATCATGCAACCTGTCAGGGGCAATGTTCCTGGTATGATTTTGCCAAGGAAATTTTTCAGCAGGCAGGTAAAAATGTGGACGTTTGTCCCATTACTACGGCTGAATTTCCGCGCCCAGCGAAGCGTCCGGCCCATTCGGTACTTGATAATTATATGTTGCGTATGACCGTGGGCGATCCCATGCGAATGTGGCAGGAAGCTTTACAGGATTATTTAGCATTAAATAAAGTCAATTAATATCAGTTTTTATTACAAAGGCCAGCCGTAAAGGCTGTTTTTTATTATAAGAAAAATTTACGCATTTCTGCCGTTTTTGTAGTAAAATGTATATTGCTAATTATTTTAAAGGAAACCCCATAAAATACCATCTCTCTATTTCCTTGGAAAATAGGGAATTTGAAAGGGTTTTGTTATTTTATGCCGAAATATATTAAAAATGTAATCCAATGATTGAGGTGAATTTTATTTTGTTTTCGCGTAAAGTCATCGCCTTGTTGATTAGTGGTAGTTTAGTTATGGGAACAACTGCCCCAGTTTTTGCTGAAGCATTTTCTGCATCAGCAGATAGCACTTTTGGTCACATGCAGGATAGAAATGAACAAGCAGTTTTTAAGTATGAACTAACCAAATATGATGTGATTAATATTGTCATTATTGGGGTCGCTGATAATTATTTTAATGACATTATGATTGGGCCTGATGGCTATGTGAATTTGCCTTATGCCGGTAATGTCAAATTAGCGGGTCTCACCATTCAAGAGGCTACACAGTTGCTGAAATCAAAGTTAGGCGAGTACATAAAGATTCCTTCCATGTCGGTTATGGTGAAACAATATGGACCACGTAAGGTTTATGTGATGGGGGAAGTTGGTAAACCAGGAGTTTATGAATTAAGTCCTGATTATATGAATGTTTTTGCGGCACTTTCAAGTGCGGGCGGTATTACCAAGCGAGGTCGTCCTAAACATGTCGGTGTGGTACGTATGGAACAAGGACAGGTCCAGATGAAGGAAATCAATTTTGATAATTTTATTGAGAAACAAGATGCGTCACAAAATCCTATGTTACAAGATGGTGATATGATTTATGTACCGAAGTCTAATAAAATTGATCTCAATGAAGATGTCATGCCAATCCTTTCCGGTATTGGACTCTTTAAAGCAATGACTCGGTAAAAAGGGGAAAAGAACGTGGAAGAACAAGATACAATTGATTTGCGGGAACTCTTTAATATTATCAAAAAGTATAAGTTGCGTTTGCTGAGTATTGTTGTTGTTACAACATTAATTG is a window encoding:
- the rfbC gene encoding dTDP-4-dehydrorhamnose 3,5-epimerase — its product is MNVIQTKIPGMLILEPKAFGDARGFFMETWRQERYEAAGLKDKFVQDNLSFSSKGVLRGLHYQYPHSQGKLVSVVQGEVFDVAVDIRQGSPTFSQWVGVSLSGENHRQFWIPAGFAHGFCVTSDTAYFTYKCTDVYTPSAEGGIAWNDPDIGVEWPLNDVQLSDKDQVYARLKNIPAERLPKF
- the rfbD gene encoding dTDP-4-dehydrorhamnose reductase, with product MKILVTGAQGQLGKEIARRGSEHEFILAGRDMLDITQESDVQILFRQAKPEVVIHCAAYTNVDGAEADPDGAFKVNVIGSQNMAAACLETGARLIYVSTDYVFDGAANKPYREFDPVNPQSVYGTTKWQGEELVRQILGRHYILRTAWLYGDGNNFVRTMLRLADEQPFLKVVHDQIGSPTSTVDLARAIFKLLQSDAYGTYHATCQGQCSWYDFAKEIFQQAGKNVDVCPITTAEFPRPAKRPAHSVLDNYMLRMTVGDPMRMWQEALQDYLALNKVN
- a CDS encoding polysaccharide biosynthesis/export family protein, which gives rise to MFSRKVIALLISGSLVMGTTAPVFAEAFSASADSTFGHMQDRNEQAVFKYELTKYDVINIVIIGVADNYFNDIMIGPDGYVNLPYAGNVKLAGLTIQEATQLLKSKLGEYIKIPSMSVMVKQYGPRKVYVMGEVGKPGVYELSPDYMNVFAALSSAGGITKRGRPKHVGVVRMEQGQVQMKEINFDNFIEKQDASQNPMLQDGDMIYVPKSNKIDLNEDVMPILSGIGLFKAMTR